A window of Glycine soja cultivar W05 chromosome 13, ASM419377v2, whole genome shotgun sequence genomic DNA:
TCCTCATCATCGCTGCTTCATACACTTTTGGTTTTGGGCTTAAATAGTTACTATTGCTAACGAGTTCATCACGCCTACacgtaatatatataaatatactatTTGCTTCATCTCACAATTTGTTAAAATACACTCTGCATGCATCCATTTCTATTTACTtccatatattattattgttatttgccAATACAATTTGGATCGTGgtataataaaaggaaaagaaaacaaaaacataagttGGTATCTAACACGAGAGAGCTGAGTGTTAACTGTGAAGCTAGAAATTCATCGTTGACCTCTCTAATTCAAATCTTGTTAAGATAACAAATAAGAGTTAGAATTATTTCattcattatataatatttcCCTCTAATGGTGTAAtgcatatattaatatttattttttgttagaaaaaaatgtttatggagaataattcaatataaaaccaacaatatataatatttttaagtaaaattggaacggaaaccaaaaaaatgaaaagtagaagtctaatcatttaataaacttaattttaatgCACTATTGTAAAACAAGTTTTACATTTACAATTAATGATGTACATGTGTTGgtatatcatataattaatttaacagttcatatatttataaaaaatggttaatgcaataaaaataaacttgtagttacaattttttttttattgtttagcaTCGGCCTAAGATGAAATCAGTTAGTCGATCGATCAATCTAAAATTTTCCGTACGTAGTTCTTAATGAACCAAGCTCTGATGTGATAACTTGCAATGACTTTAACGAAATATAATGAAATGTGAGGGGTTATAAGTTGTCCTTAATTACTTAAGCTCATTAGGcttatttataaaacttttagCTTGTTAGATAGTATTTCCTGCATCATGATCATATATGAGaagtatttatataattatatctaAGTTGGATCTCTTGATTTGTGATACTTTATTAGTGAATTATAGTCGCAATTAATTCGATGTTTTACATCAACACAAATTTTAGTGCCATGGAGAAGGTTCTCGATCGAATTATTATTAGGCTAAATAATAGATATGTTAAGTAAACATAtttgctttatttatttaagtgagaTGAGATGAAATGAGTCTATCTAGCTAGCTAGTCCAGAACACCTAtatatgaaaatgaaacaaaaatcaaattttgaggTTTTATCCCAACTGACACGCTTGAGGATTagacaaaattaaaagtgaaaataattgtgaattgaACCAAATGTATATGGTCCAGAGTAAAAATGAGTTGTACTTTAAGTAATCTTCTTATGATATAATAACTATTCTGAGCAAGTATAAATGGTTTATATTTttaccctttttcttttcattttttgatcAACTCAATAAACAAACCCTCGAACTGTGGTTAGATCTTTTCCTTGCAAACGTATGTGTTTAACTGTTTGAGAATGCTTTCAGTTGAGAATTCTTGAGCCGACATTATAATTGATACATAACACTTCCTCCGTTTtggaataattattattttaatattttttaaaattatttttcattttataatataaaaaagtatttctgacttttttttttcaattatatttttaattaaaaaatctatttaataatttcttaaataagttTTATCCTTAAAGGAATGGTTAACAAAACCattattaattagtttcttTAATTCGATTGAAGTTCTCTAGTATAATACTTACAATTTTACctatatattttaacattttttaaaaaaagaatgcaTGTGATTATTAATACCAAAACCTCTAAAACCGTAAAACAACCCACAGAATTAAACTCATGATAATTACCAATTGATTAGGTAAAACATCACTGTTAATTCTGTGAGCTAGGTCATGGAAAAAACAGtggatgtgattttttttattgcatagATTTATGTACtgtatttaaaagaaaactcaaattagtaaatgattatttaatttaactgCCTATGCTGGTCCCCTTGTATTGATATAGAATGTTAGTGGGATGACTCATCTTAAAATAGCCACATAGGCACAATTTGTCGGGTTAATTAAGCTTTGTTGATATTTGGTAGAGCCATATTTAGATTACCACGTCCTTAAGGAGCCTCTAAAGAGgactaataatttattttaattaaacgtTATTAAGATTCAATTGCAAGCATTCATTAATTTCTCGCAtggtccattttcttttttgttaatatgtctcttaaaaaggaaaaaaaaggtgaaagggtcCAGCTATATAGTTTTTAAATAGCAATAATGATAATTAAAGGAAGAAAACGCAGAAACATGTAACAGAGAGAATGAAGTTTGTCTActcttcaaatttcaaagaGGAGACTGTGACTTTAAATCATGTTTCTTTGTCTCtgcatttcttttttctctttattccaTCTTTGATCCTCATAGCCCCACCCTCACACGTTGGGTCTATAGAATAATAAATCCATTTGGGGGCTCTTAGTTATGGCTGTAGTCTATTGGCATTAAtttctatcaatttttttttggtgaaaaaattgCTATCAATATAGTACaacttatttatattatcatcatttatcatataaaaagtaCTTTTCACTCAAATATGCCTCCTTCCATATATatttgtctttaaaaataaagtttgaaatgattgtCTTTGGTTTAGAAGTTTAAGGAAGATTAGATACATACGAAATTACAAGAGcttcaacttttaattaaataatttcaataatcATGTTATCTAATCAAACGTAACCAACTTAAAATACATATGACAGGAGTTAAACTTCACGTAAATAATATCCTGCCAATGTATAGAATttactttttcttctctctaatcactaaatttaaaatttccttcctaattaaagataataaataaataaatttatgactCTGAATTAAACTTCACGTAAATGCTTTAACTCGAATAatgatagacaaaaaaaatctgTTACATTAAAATTACCTTCTGGAAAAAGGTTCATTTGATATCCAAAATTTACAGACAACAATAATCCGAACAAGTCAACACCAAAATATTTAGGATAAATATTCTTCACGTATTTTGTACTTTTGTTCATTTattataaagatattttaataaactaatattaattaaaaataattatttctctcTCCTATCacaacttaatatatatttctattCTTTCTCACACCATATTTGTTTTTTACACGTAATAACCTATtatcattttccaaaaaaaatatcataaaatagaagagagaaagatacttatatgttttattttaattaaatattaaattattataatgttcttaaaataaaaatttttgatttcttttctgAAATATTTTGGGGCTGATTGCAATACAATCTAATTAAGGTGAACATTAGAAGCCCCATATATATTGACCAGTATAACCAATCAAAACAGAAACTAAAAGTGTTGTGATTATTATGACGCCAAAAATAGCAGTATATAATTCTGATGATAATTTATTGCCGAATtgaatatgaaatgaaattGAGGATCGATATCAGGCATTGACCAAGAAAATACACATGGTAAATGAGATCAACAATATTTAGCTTAATTCTTTGAACAACATTCGCAATTACCTTCACCTAATTTAAACTTTGGGTCCAATTTGAACTGCATGATGGTATGCAGTTAATTACAATCcaacgattttttttaaaaaaaatgtttttcatctatgattttaacaaaaagataatttaaacatttttcacCTAATACACGTATTTTTAATGAGTAACCCAGTTAATTATAGTGAGATcaattagttaattaacattCATAACTGTTagatataattcaaaataataaagagtAGAGATCAATTAGTTTCACCAAAATTACTTATTAcgacaggttttaaaaattattatatttatattctagtccttttaatttatattttacaaacaAAGAACCTCATGctgataaaattataactagTCCTTTGGATGATGTTGTGATTATGCCAGTACTGGATCTTTACACATATTTTTCCAAAATCAGCTACCTCCTGTTGCATGACGTCTAATTCTTCCCTACACATGCATTTCCCGCAACAAATCAAAGGCAAAAACAACATAAACAAGATTCAAAGCAATGACTATACAAGAACAAGTCAATACTCCAGATCTAATGCTCAAACTACACAACTCACTGTAGACTCCATCCGTGAACAAGAATAACAACTTTTGTACTAATGTCCAATGCTTCAAATCTATCAGTGTTTAGCTAGAATTAATGCATCCAGTTTACTACATAAGGCTGAACATCATAGTTACTCCAAGTTGCCAAACTGGGGTTGGTGATGGTGTGGATCAAGctgtcaatttaattattttctacttATATATGGCTTAGGGAGATGCTATGGGTACTTAATTGAAGACAGAATTCAATAGTCCTTGTACATTGTCCTCATGATTCTCTTCCAACACTTATGCACTGGCATGATTTTTGGTTATAGTTAAATTTGGCAGAACCATTTGAGCCATCCCACTTTTTCCATTAACAAACAAGGATACACTCAAATGGGGCCAGCAAAACAGTGTAATTAGATACTTGAACTCTTTCTATTAAAATGTCCCTTGGTAAGAAATTGGTTGACGCTATTATTGTTAAGACTAGAAAGCCCTTGAAAGTGGGTTGGTTTTCCACCGGATCTATGgtacaaattaaaaatctttTCACTCAATCCCTTTGAtttgtttagattttaaaaaaatggataaatcATAAAGCTCCCTCTCAACAAAGATACAATGTTCTGTAGTCCAATTCTCTAGAGAAgcctcaaataaacatgaaaactCACTAAATTCTGCAAtggattattataatatatatactagTATATTAGTATTGAAAAGACAAGATATATTTATCCAGAGATtagttttccattcttttttttttattaatcatagTATATGGTGTGCATGACCATGACCATGGCTATTGAGCCAAATCCTTTACCTTTTTtccaatttaataattttaaacctAATGTCCTCCCATAATCATGCGAAGACATCTGCCATGGAAGGCAGagttgattaaaataaaataataaccttccaaaattaaaataaacatgaagAGGGGTGGAATATCATTAAGagcttattaaaataaaaaagttttgtaGGTTCCAACCAACCAAAACttcaaaaaaagtaataaattgaaGACCGTGTAACTTAGGCCTTGTGGACATGTTGCCCACCCTCATGGCAAATCAAAACCAAAGAGAGTGTGCTGAATGTCTGACTTGGCTTTGCTTTTGCTTATCatactctctctttctttctttcttttttggtatAAAGTAGCTTCtgttgtgtatatatataaggaCCCTAAGGTGGCGGTTTTTCTTTTCAGTCTCGATCAGTTTCATTCATTGGAAGATATGGGAACATTAGAACAAATTGATGCCCCTCAAACCaggtcatcatcatcttcatcttcttccattgATAGCAACAACCACCCTTCTAGGACTAGGACTCCACCACCCTCTTCCCCTTCATCAAGTGCCTGCAGAAACAGAACTGATTTGAGCACTGACCTCAGACTTGGTCTTAGCATCTCTCCTTCTTCTCAATCTGAATTACCCTTCAATTCAACACCAAGGTACATACACACCTATCCATTTTTCTACACCAAAATTTGCTCTCTATTGcacttttttttcaaagctAAAGCCTAAgagctttaattttattttattttttgttccttAATCTTGATCCTATTGTTTGTGTTGAAAATGTACATGCATGCATGATTAATAGCATTAACATGTTAATCTGTTAATTATCTACCCTTCAGGGAGGAAAGTTTTGACTGGCCACCAATTAAGTCTATATTGAGGAGCACCCTTGTGGGGAAACAAAGCCATCTGAGCCAAAGACCCTCCTTGTTTGTCAAAGTGTACATGGAAGGCATCCCCATAGGAAGAAAATTGAATCTGATGGCACATTATAGCTATGATGGACTAGTGAAAACTCTTGGCCATATGTTTAGGAC
This region includes:
- the LOC114381833 gene encoding auxin-responsive protein IAA4-like; its protein translation is MGTLEQIDAPQTRSSSSSSSSIDSNNHPSRTRTPPPSSPSSSACRNRTDLSTDLRLGLSISPSSQSELPFNSTPREESFDWPPIKSILRSTLVGKQSHLSQRPSLFVKVYMEGIPIGRKLNLMAHYSYDGLVKTLGHMFRTNILCPNSQPLNSRNFHVLTYEDQEGDWMMVGDVPWEMFLNSVKRLKITRADRC